The following proteins are co-located in the Paludibaculum fermentans genome:
- a CDS encoding HNH endonuclease, which produces MTVKRWRSSLPVGQSGGVLCSVGHPSDDAEDSGIPRQLQFELPSPQVQRFCLSLAAQCATLENVRSVCPYCAAQIIEISRDHIFPDFLGGTRKIPACATCNNKIFGARFESKAARQLLSFQLMLSSLGLSQIPLKQGVRWERAYEHHGELYDLEHRDGGPVLIRTKPKVIRDEHGRVISVEARSMKEVKALAVSRTREGLPVEIQEVSYRVPFEKRHFDFEFGPDFGRLAMKMSAALSSLLPHFDAADIQPAMRVLRGDETRVDEARRDFRPFPSVDNELPLLSHAIYVERGLTGLHGLVVLFGTIRMYCKLASRTTNREPCAAVGILDISTNQERFTPINPQGLTEAPLVIRTADHDRGCDIWANELKRQISEAGAEGWLVRGRMPCRPASVLWQSSTSDRMLQSWSSNTLGQQRPRRPKPKID; this is translated from the coding sequence TTGACAGTAAAGAGATGGCGCTCCTCGCTTCCAGTTGGCCAGAGCGGTGGCGTTCTGTGCAGTGTTGGACATCCGAGCGACGATGCCGAAGATTCAGGAATTCCACGGCAGCTCCAGTTTGAGTTGCCCTCACCCCAAGTGCAACGGTTCTGCCTCAGCCTCGCAGCCCAGTGTGCGACCCTAGAGAATGTGCGCTCAGTTTGTCCTTACTGCGCGGCCCAGATCATTGAGATCTCCCGTGACCACATCTTCCCGGATTTCCTAGGTGGCACTCGAAAGATACCGGCATGCGCGACGTGTAACAACAAAATCTTCGGTGCGCGTTTTGAGTCTAAGGCGGCGCGGCAATTGCTTTCGTTTCAGCTTATGTTGTCGTCGCTGGGACTGTCGCAAATCCCGCTCAAACAAGGAGTCAGATGGGAACGCGCATATGAACATCACGGCGAACTTTATGATTTGGAGCACCGCGATGGCGGACCAGTTCTGATTCGCACAAAGCCGAAGGTGATCCGCGACGAGCATGGTCGGGTGATTTCGGTTGAAGCCAGGAGCATGAAAGAAGTCAAGGCACTCGCCGTCAGTCGCACCAGAGAAGGACTTCCTGTGGAGATTCAGGAGGTCAGCTACCGTGTTCCGTTTGAGAAGCGCCACTTCGATTTTGAGTTTGGTCCCGACTTTGGTCGCCTGGCGATGAAGATGTCTGCAGCACTCTCAAGCCTACTGCCTCACTTCGATGCCGCCGACATCCAACCGGCGATGAGGGTCCTAAGAGGAGACGAAACGCGTGTTGACGAGGCCAGAAGGGACTTCAGACCCTTCCCGTCAGTCGACAACGAACTGCCGCTGCTTTCGCATGCCATCTATGTAGAACGCGGCTTAACGGGCTTGCACGGTTTGGTCGTTCTCTTCGGCACCATTCGAATGTACTGTAAGCTGGCATCCAGGACCACGAACCGTGAGCCTTGTGCCGCCGTAGGAATACTGGATATCTCAACAAATCAGGAACGATTTACCCCAATCAATCCGCAAGGCTTGACCGAAGCGCCGCTCGTGATTCGCACCGCGGACCACGACCGAGGGTGCGATATCTGGGCGAACGAACTTAAGCGTCAGATTTCGGAAGCTGGTGCAGAAGGGTGGTTAGTTCGCGGTCGAATGCCTTGCCGACCCGCCTCGGTACTTTGGCAATCGTCGACGTCCGATCGCATGCTTCAATCATGGAGCAGCAACACACTTGGACAGCAACGACCCCGACGCCCCAAACCGAAGATAGATTAA